One Longimicrobium sp. genomic window, GGGCTCGAGGCGGCGGAGGCGAGGGCGGAGTCGTCGTCGGCGTCCGCTTCGCAAGAGGCAGCGGATGCGCCGGAGTCCTCGGATGCGTTGGCGCCGCCCGACGCTTCCGGCCCGTCTGAGGAGACGACCGAGGAAGCCACCGCAACGAGCGGGGACTGACGTCGGTCTTCGGTGCGCCCTACGCACGACAGCGCGAAGCCCTCTTCCGGCGCGGTGGGAGGGCTTCGTTTGCTTACGTTACGCCGATCTGGTCCCGGAGCGCCCGCCACGAGGGCCTGACCGCTCGGCTACTGCGCATCGTGGACCTGGCATCTTGCCTCAGTCTCGCGGGTTTTGTACCTTCGCTGTTGCTTCCACGAATCACCCGCCGCAACCTACTATCGCATGCTAACTCCAAAGCTCGATCCTCGCGGCTGGGCGCACACCCACCGCGATAAACTCGCCGTGCAGTACACCACTGACCTTGGCGCATCAGTGGTGAGCACCAGCGAGACCATTCTGTCAGGCTTAGCAGGACAAGACCTAAGGGAGCAAGTACAGCTTGTATTTACCTCTCCGCCGTTCCCTCTTAACAACAAGAAACGGTATGGCAATAAACAGGGCGAGGCGTACAAGGAGTGGCTGAAGGAGTTCGCCCCTCTCCTACGTGAGGTCCTTCGACCCGACGGCTCAATCGTGGTTGAAGTCGGGAACGCGTGGGAACCCGGGCTACCCGTTATGTCGACGCTCGCGATTGAGAGTCTTCTGGCCTTCCGTGATGCTGCCGACCTATATTTATGTCAAGAATTTATTTGGCATAACCCTGCCAAGCTCCCGACTCCGGCTCAGTGGGTAACGGTGGAACGCATTCGAGTGAAAGACTCTTTCACCCGTCTTTGGTGGCTAAGTCCTAATCCGAAACCCAAGGCCGACAATCAGAGAGTGCTTGTTCCCTATAGTCGCTCCATGAAGAGCCTGCTGAAGAACCAGAAGTATAATGCAGGCAAGCGTCCCTCAGAGCACAGCATTGGAGAAAGTTCGTTCTTATCGGACAATGGAGGCGCGATTCCGCCAAACGTAATCAAAGCAGAGCACTTACCGGACAGCGTTCTTGTCGGTTCAAACACGAGAAACAATGACCCATATCAGCAGTATTGTAAAGAACATGGACTGACTCCGCATCCCGCTCGTATGCCGTCTGAGTTGGCGGAGTTCTTCATAAAT contains:
- a CDS encoding site-specific DNA-methyltransferase, coding for MQYTTDLGASVVSTSETILSGLAGQDLREQVQLVFTSPPFPLNNKKRYGNKQGEAYKEWLKEFAPLLREVLRPDGSIVVEVGNAWEPGLPVMSTLAIESLLAFRDAADLYLCQEFIWHNPAKLPTPAQWVTVERIRVKDSFTRLWWLSPNPKPKADNQRVLVPYSRSMKSLLKNQKYNAGKRPSEHSIGESSFLSDNGGAIPPNVIKAEHLPDSVLVGSNTRNNDPYQQYCKEHGLTPHPARMPSELAEFFINLCSEEGDLVLDPFAGSNTTGAVAEGLGRKWISIEANESYAASGVGRFTGLTRARLTAEIELFQA